The following proteins are co-located in the Scomber scombrus chromosome 2, fScoSco1.1, whole genome shotgun sequence genome:
- the lcorl gene encoding ligand-dependent nuclear receptor corepressor-like protein isoform X2, translating to MATVPCSKCTAERKGFRRELDSWRHTLIHCVGFESILEGIYGSLLLRDLNLFDDCENEEVDDWSPEATCSSCSFCNLPLDKLCDQVPAATSPLSSPSDYSPCQAPTISESSQTAHRFLQAVFHKKDVPLGCDSNIPLIAQELMKKMIHQFAMEYASKCLLHTSTNGVTTRTSSPLSETSDAPLDLTVSRTQEEKEKEPETDGVLDLSNRPSVCSATSASSSSPNHKASGRQCRQKEYIERSWELSEGLLSKALKDIRSGRLQEQRAALLYGIPLHTLRQGLNSWPEGKLGMLDQFAPGSKEFRDEVTSYSMMSSMLGGEARLVLQKVAAWAERAEIGGAAEDNGDISVPSSSLTFYQPSGLHKTLPHSFPQLRDALQPPPSPTPSLEPPTPLRIPQVRSLSDQNRSIPAENCSVAENLHSRTSPNEATASLSAAAARPSTLFKLRPPFLAHGCAGSANQSPHRLGQRGSSLDDSEEGADRRDKVKEPRKKRGRYRQYNHELLEEAIGMVMTGRMSVSKAQGVYGVPHSTLEYKVKERTGTLKNPPKKKSANFCSSNSNSLGSGDVTSSANSGTLASAAAAKRF from the exons ATGGCGACCGTTCCGTGCTCCAAATGCACGGCAGAAAGGAAAGGGTTTCGGCGGGAACTTGATTCTTGGcgacacacactgatacactgcGTTG GGTTTGAAAGCATACTGGAGGGAATCTATGGCTCACTGCTACTGAGAGACCTCAATTTATTTGAtg ACTGTGAAAACGAAGAGGTGGATGACTGGTCCCCAGAAGCAACCTGCTCTAGCTGTTCATTCTGCAACCTTCCCCTGGACAAACTCTGT GATCAAGTTCCTGCAGCCACATcgcccctctcctccccctctgaTTACTCTCCCTGTCAAGCTCCAACCATCTCTGAGAGCAGCCAAACAGCGCACAGGTTCCTCCAAGCTGTGTTCCACAAAAAAG ATGTGCCCCTGGGCTGTGATTCCAACATCCCTCTGATTGCCCAGGAgctgatgaagaagatgatACATCAGTTCGCTATGGAGTATGCGTCAAAGTGCCTACTCCACACCAGTACAAATGGTGTTACAACAAGGACCTCATCACCTTTGTCGGAAACATCAGATGCCCCTCTAGACCTCACAGTGAGCCGCACccaagaggagaaagagaaggaaccTGAAACAG ATGGCGTGCTCGACCTCTCCAACAGGCCCTCTGTCTGCTCAGCAACTTCGgcatcatcatcctcacctAATCACAAAGCCTCAGG GAGGCAGTGCAGGCAGAAGGAGTACATTGAGAGGAGCTGGGAGCTGTCTGAGGGGCTGCTGTCCAAGGCCTTGAAGGATATACGTTCAGGGAGGCTGCAGGAGCAGCGTGCTGCGTTGCTTTATGGGATTCCCCTTCACACCCTAAGACAAGGCCTGAACAGCTGGCCTGAGGGAAAGCTGGGGATGCTGGACCAGTTTGCACCAGGAAGCAAAGAATTCAGGGATGAAGTGACATCGTACAGTATGATGTCATCAATGCTGGGCGGCGAAGCCCGTCTTGTTCTGCAGAAGGTGGCAGCGTGGGCAGAGCGGGCAGAAattggaggagctgcagaggatAATGGAGACATTAGTGTCCCTTCATCCTCTCTTACCTTTTATCAGCCGAGTGGTCTACACAAGACCCTCCCCCACTCTTTCCCCCAGCTCAGGGATGCTCTTCAGCCTCCACCAAGCCCCACTCCCAGTCTGGAGCCCCCCACACCCCTGCGTATTCCTCAGGTCCGTTCCTTGTCTGACCAGAACAGGTCAATCCCAGCTGAGAATTGCAGTGTGGCTGAAAACCTACATTCACGTACCTCACCAAATGAGGCCACCGCCAGTTTATCGGCAGCTGCTGCGAGACCTTCAACCCTCTTTAAACTCAGACCTCCTTTCCTGGCACATGGCTGTGCAGGAAGTGCCAACCAATCACCTCATCGCCTGGGACAACGCGGGTCCTCGCTGGATGATTCAGAGGAGGGAGCAGACCGCCGGGATAAAGTAAAGGAACCAAGAAAGAAACGTGGGAGATACCGCCAGTACAACCACGAACTGTTGGAGGAAGCCATCGGTATGGTGATGACAGGTCGTATGAGCGTGTCCAAGGCCCAGGGGGTATACGGGGTGCCCCATAGCACACTGGAATACAAAGTCAAAGAGCGTACGGGAACACTGAAGAATCCGCCCAAGAAGAAATCTGCCAACTTTTGCTCATCCAATTCCAACTCATTGGGTTCTGGTGACGTTACCAGTTCCGCTAACTCAGGGACTCTCGCCTCAGCTGCTGCCGCAAAGAGGTTCTAG